GAAGACGTGCCGCTGGTGGCTGCGCGCAATATCGGCTCCCTGCTGAGCGACGGCATTGGGGATGCGCTGCTGATTCAGGGAGAGTCCGATCCGCGGCTGGCTTCCTTCCTGGGATTCAATATTTTACAGGCTACCGGAACGCGCCTGACCCGGGCGGATTATGTTTCCTGCCCGTCCTGCGGGCGCACCCTCTACAATATTCAGGAGGCTACCGCCCGCATCCGGAAAGCCACGGAGCATTTGAAGGGCGTGAAGATTGCCGTGATGGGGTGCATTGTGAACGGGCCCGGTGAAATGGCGGATGCCGATTTCGGCTATGTGGGCGGCGCTCCGAACAAGATCAACCTGTACGTGAAGCATACCCCCGTCAAGTTCAACATTCCCCAGGAGGAGGCCGTGGAGCGGCTGGTGGACCTGATCAAGGAATACGGACGGTGGGTGGACCCCAAGTGAGGCTCTGATGGTTCTGGAAAGATTCCGGTATGGGAAGGTTGTTCATCAGCGGCGGTCACGGCGGTTTGGCGCGGGCCGCCGTGGAATGCTTTACCGCTGCCGGCTGGGAGGCGGATGCGCCGTCCCATGCGGAGCTGGATGTGGAGGACCGCTCCGCCGTGCGCCGCTGGTTTGACGGGCATCCCGCCTATGATCTGGCGGTCTGCGCCGCCGGAATCACCAGGGACAGGCCATTCCTGAAACAGACGGAGAAGGAATGGGACGAGGTGATGAACGTGAATGTGACAGGAGCCGCCTGGTGCGCCCGCTGTGCCGCCGCAGCTATGATACGGGAGAAACGGGAAGGGCAGGTGGTGATGATCGGTTCCTATGCGGCGCTTCGCCCGTCGCCCTCCCAGGCGGCTTATGCCGCTTCCAAGTCCGCCCTGGAAGGGTTGGTGAAGAGCCTGGCGCGGGAATGGGGAAGGGAAGGAATCCGCGTGAACCTGGTGCTGCCGGGGTTCATGCTGACGGAGATGACCGCGGGGCTGAGGGAGAGTGTGAAGGAGGCGGCTTTATCCCGGCATGTGCTGGGCAGGTTTAATACGCCGGAAAAGGCCGCGGCATTCCTGCTGTTTTTGCAGGAAATTCTCACGGCGGTTTCCGGCCAGGCGTTTGATCTGGACAGCCGGATTGTCTGATGATGAGTTGCGGATTTCTTATCCGCCACGTGTCCGGAAGCTGGGAAAATGGGCGCAGGATACGGAAAGGGATGAAGGGATCAATTCCCTCCGCTGCGCTTCAGAGGGTGTTTAACCATGGGGCCCGGGAAATCTTCATTCCAGGTTGGAGGCTACCTGCCTGCCCGTGGTGCATTTCCCTTCCTGCGGTCCCTTATGGCTTCGTGGTCCGGGAATAAGGAGTAAGTTCGTCCGTCTTCGGAAACGCCTGCTTTTCAGACTTCCTGCCGCGCATTCCGTCCGTCCGCCAGGCGGATGCCCGTGCCTTGCCATATCCGGCCTTTGATTGTGGAGGAAGGGCATGCATGAATGCCGTAAGGCCCTCTTCCCCGGACGTGCGGCACACAGAAACAGCAGGAGGAATTTACATTAAACGTTTTTTCTTAAATTTATAGCTTTTATTCGGATAAGAAATCCGCTGAAATGCCCTTATGAGCTTGCCTGCGGCTGATAATCAAGGAAAAGAAAACCCTCCTTCGTATGTTGGTTTGGATATTCCCCTGTCGAGAAATTATGGAATAGACGCTTTGCGCATTGCCGCCATGATGATGGTTTTAATTCTTCATCTTGTGGGGGCTACTCATGTTTTGCCGCTGGAGAATTATGATTCCGCCCTTCACAGGGTGGGATGGTTGCTGGAGATCGCGGCTTATTGCGGGGTGAACTGCTATGCGCTGATTACGGGGTATGTGTGCTGTGAGGGATCATTCAAGTATGAACGTGTGGTCACTTTATGGTTCCAGGTGATTTTTTATACGGCAGGCAGTCTGGCGCTGGCGATGCTGTTTCTACCCCAGGCGGTTCATCTTGAAAGTATTTTGAGCTCGTTTTTCCCTGTTTTGACGGGCCAGTACTGGTACGTGACGGCGTATGTGGGGCTGTTTTTCTTTATTCCGTTTCTTAATGTCCTGGGGCGCCAGCTTACCAAACTACAGTTTCAATATCTCCTTGTCACCGTACTGGTTCTGTTTTCCGTAATTCCTACCCTGATTCACAAGGATGTGTTTCCTGTAAGCGGGGGGTATTCCGTCTGGTGGCTGGGCATTCTCTATATGCTGGGTATGTATATCAAGAAGTATGGCTTTTTTACAGGGATGAAGACGGGCACGCTGTGGGCGCTTTATGCCGGATGCGTCTTTTTTGTCTGGTCGTTCAAGATGATTCTTGACGTGGTATCCCCTCTCGTAATTGGCCAGGTGAGGGGAGGCGGGATGTTCATTGCCTATAATTCTCCGTTCATTGTAGGGACGGCGGTTTCCCTGTTCCTGATTTTTTCCCGCATGCGTTTTTCCTCCCGCAGGGCGATTGCCTGTATTTCATGGCTGGCGGCGGCCTCGTTCAGTGTTTATGTGATCCATTGCAACCTTTTGCTGGGCAGATTGTTTTTATGGGATCTGTTCGGCAAATGCGCGTCTTCCTCCCCCGTGATGATGGTGGTGAAGGTGGTTGCGATGGCTGTGGCGGTTTATCTGGCCTGTTCTCTCGTGGATTCCGTACGGCGCTATTTATTCAAGATGGTGGACGTCAACAGGGGAGCCCGGGCGGTCGTTGGCTTTTTCGGGAAACTGGGCCGTCTCTGCCTGAAAATGTACCGCAGAATGTCCCTGCATCCGTAACGGCAGGGAAGCCGTGTTCCGGCTGCTCCGGCCCGTATGGCGTTCAGGCCGGAATGGCCCCCTTCTATTTTTGTTCCTTGCTCAAAAGGCTCTTGATCCAGGGAATGACGAGGTCTTTTTTAAAGAAGTGGTTGCGGGGATCCACATTGGCGAGGCGGAAAAAGGCGTTCCGGTCCAGCCCTGCCGGCAGGCGGCTGCCCTGCCAGCGGCGGCCCGCATCCGCAAATTTGGGCTGGTGGCGGTATTGGAAATGCTCCGGAGCCCCGGCCATACGGTAGGCGCCGGAAATGAGTTTGAAATCCCTGTCCAGCCCTCCTTCCGTGCAGATGACGGGGCGGGGGGCAAGAGCGGCCACAATGTCCGGAAAGTCAAATTGCTGCCAGAATCCCGGTATGAGGTGGCGGATGGAGTTGGGCGCGGAGCGCACGCCCCTGTTGTCCGGCACGGTCATGACTTTGGCGCGTTCCAGGGTGCGGCACAGGAAGTCATTATACACAAA
This DNA window, taken from Akkermansia muciniphila, encodes the following:
- a CDS encoding SDR family oxidoreductase, which produces MGRLFISGGHGGLARAAVECFTAAGWEADAPSHAELDVEDRSAVRRWFDGHPAYDLAVCAAGITRDRPFLKQTEKEWDEVMNVNVTGAAWCARCAAAAMIREKREGQVVMIGSYAALRPSPSQAAYAASKSALEGLVKSLAREWGREGIRVNLVLPGFMLTEMTAGLRESVKEAALSRHVLGRFNTPEKAAAFLLFLQEILTAVSGQAFDLDSRIV
- a CDS encoding acyltransferase, whose protein sequence is MSLPAADNQGKENPPSYVGLDIPLSRNYGIDALRIAAMMMVLILHLVGATHVLPLENYDSALHRVGWLLEIAAYCGVNCYALITGYVCCEGSFKYERVVTLWFQVIFYTAGSLALAMLFLPQAVHLESILSSFFPVLTGQYWYVTAYVGLFFFIPFLNVLGRQLTKLQFQYLLVTVLVLFSVIPTLIHKDVFPVSGGYSVWWLGILYMLGMYIKKYGFFTGMKTGTLWALYAGCVFFVWSFKMILDVVSPLVIGQVRGGGMFIAYNSPFIVGTAVSLFLIFSRMRFSSRRAIACISWLAAASFSVYVIHCNLLLGRLFLWDLFGKCASSSPVMMVVKVVAMAVAVYLACSLVDSVRRYLFKMVDVNRGARAVVGFFGKLGRLCLKMYRRMSLHP